The following are from one region of the Rhipicephalus microplus isolate Deutch F79 chromosome 1, USDA_Rmic, whole genome shotgun sequence genome:
- the LOC142767404 gene encoding chitinase-3-like protein 1, whose protein sequence is MEAPVMVARLPDHRVVQRLAPPRRPPPAPDEQADAFTSTVCVAFTLVVMFAMMVTLQIYLVESSTIQDLLGFNVSFNPDTQFVSNATSQPRPPSNSSATARRSIATISFPGRKITSSRGKGHRAGQLGVPIMRGAIRPIESQSTAAAVAEEAPTTTSSADPASYTLWPDGMYHRYRSVCMYKARRKTRSRGSLSFGIDVFPYHLCTDAMYCCAGINASDATIKPGDAMTDVFRHGWRKFSQLKSKNAFLRVWIVVGGRDGGEASEEDRGTYSKVTRDESLASLFAANAVDWLEAHSFDGLLIYWKFPEIHEMNGLVDLLRIMRTSFRRLDHYVGVIVPLDHRLRERFDMRDLVDLMDDYSILVDPTEPMPPSYGKTALKWTQDVVERYAEVFRETQYTVRGHRRSGRFQLCYPLDVVSMSYTLYASDVDDNTTDDGVEASGPGQEGRSTRSPGQLAYDELCLRHRWDATQDRRYCRVALYGNQWISHPTPHSLEAFVRALMKVTGGTRCMGIWDPFWDDFAGHCGQSTYPLVQTIFNTERAIEKMTRHTPATRHDIGRD, encoded by the coding sequence ATGGAGGCACCAGTCATGGTGGCGAGGCTGCCCGACCACCGCGTCGTGCAGCGCCTTGCACCACCACGCCGACCACCTCCGGCGCCGGATGAGCAAGCGGACGCGTTCACCTCCACCGTCTGCGTCGCGTTCACCCTCGTAGTAATGTTCGCCATGATGGTGACGCTTCAAATCTACCTCGTGGAATCGTCCACTATCCAGGACTTACTCGGATTTAATGTGAGCTTCAACCCCGATACACAGTTCGTTTCCAACGCCACTAGCCAGCCACGACCACCTTCCAATAGCAGCGCCACGGCACGCCGCAGCATAGCGACCATATCATTTCCGGGCCGCAAAATCACGTCATCGCGAGGTAAAGGACACCGGGCCGGGCAGCTAGGAGTTCCAATCATGCGCGGAGCTATCCGTCCCATCGAGTCGCAATCCACGGCAGCCGCTGTGGCAGAAGAGGCACCGACCACCACCTCCTCCGCAGATCCGGCCTCATACACACTCTGGCCAGATGGGATGTACCACCGGTATCGGTCAGTGTGCATGTACAAGGCACGACGCAAGACGCGGTCGCGAGGAAGCCTTAGCTTCGGCATCGACGTCTTCCCTTACCACCTCTGCACGGACGCCATGTACTGCTGCGCTGGTATCAACGCGTCCGACGCAACCATCAAACCAGGCGACGCGATGACGGACGTGTTTCGCCACGGCTGGCGCAAGTTCAGTCAGCTGAAGAGCAAAAATGCCTTCCTTCGGGTTTGGATTGTGGTCGGTGGGCGAGACGGAGGCGAAGCGAGCGAAGAAGACCGTGGCACCTACAGTAAGGTAACGCGCGACGAATCGCTCGCGTCGCTGTTCGCAGCCAACGCGGTCGACTGGCTCGAGGCGCACTCCTTCGATGGTCTACTGATTTACTGGAAGTTCCCGGAGATCCACGAGATGAATGGTCTCGTCGACCTGCTGCGCATCATGCGCACCTCGTTTCGGCGCCTAGATCACTACGTGGGCGTAATCGTGCCGCTCGACCATCGGCTGCGAGAGCGCTTCGATATGCGCGATCTGGTCGACCTCATGGACGACTACAGCATCCTCGTCGACCCCACGGAGCCCATGCCACCTTCCTATGGAAAGACGGCCCTCAAGTGGACGCAGGACGTCGTCGAGCGCTACGCCGAGGTGTTCCGCGAGACGCAATACACTGTCCGCGGTCATCGACGCAGCGGACGGTTCCAGCTGTGTTATCCGCTCGATGTCGTGTCTATGTCGTACACGTTATATGCTTCTGACGTCGACGATAACACGACCGATGACGGTGTAGAAGCGTCTGGTCCCGGACAGGAAGGCCGCAGCACGCGTTCGCCGGGCCAGCTAGCCTACGACGAGCTGTGTCTGCGACATCGCTGGGACGCGACGCAGGACCGTCGGTACTGCCGGGTCGCTCTGTACGGGAACCAATGGATCTCGCATCCCACGCCTCACTCCCTCGAGGCGTTTGTGAGAGCACTCATGAAGGTGACCGGTGGCACGCGATGCATGGGCATCTGGGACCCCTTTTGGGACGATTTTGCTGGACACTGTGGCCAAAGCACATATCCCTTGGTACAGACTATCTTTAACACGGAGCGTGCTATAGAAAAGATGACAAGGCACACACCTGCCACGAGGCATGATATTGGTCGCGACTGA